A window of the Branchiostoma floridae strain S238N-H82 chromosome 12, Bfl_VNyyK, whole genome shotgun sequence genome harbors these coding sequences:
- the LOC118427390 gene encoding uncharacterized protein LOC118427390 — protein MVRCLKGGLLSSLGAFLIQAVTMVTVARAQDNTISYTGLCGPTACCQSQENEYVRLQDMMVLLVRQVALLQHALGADPDFYWDLSGGCSITDRQRAPCTDMCSSNTIYANVGLRPGRASGVLQTIPGPDGRHCAVSLTASLKQSIDLGNFRATCISHHGLCGQTGFTVSVWLKIPKEANNGRVYLLSSGGQTGSARGFSVYATGNQYSYTPSNKFVLTVYLKHKDLAWRVDTSEVPDNTWFHLAFTWTRALGTRVYVNGNLVGQGFGRPTGFSQNHGNTNLVLGRSNQKEQFHATAAFSNLKIFTRELTASHIALLHEEINAIGVGSRDF, from the exons ctgttaccatggttaccgtGGCTCGTGCCCAGGACAACACGATCTCGTACACAGGGCTCTGTGGTCCCACGGCCTGCTGCCAATCACAGGAGAACGAATACGTCAGACTGCAGGACATGATGGTTCTTCTGGTCCGGCAGGTGGCGCTTCTGCAACACGCTCTTG GAGCGGACCCTGACTTCTACTGGGATCTGTCGGGTGGGTGTTCCATCACGGACCGCCAGCGTGCACCATGCACGGACATGTGCAGCTCCAACACCATCTACGCCAACGTCGGGCTTCGCCCTGGACGTGCCAGTGGCGTGCTGCAAACCATCCCCGGTCCTGACGGCCGACACTGTGCGGTCTCTCTCACCGCCAGCCTGAAACAGTCCATCGATCTAGGAAACTTCCGCGCCACGTGCATCTCTCACCACGGTCTGTGCGGACAGACGGGTTTTACCGTGTCCGTCTGGCTCAAGATACCGAAGGAAGCGAACAACGGACGTGTATACCTGCTCTCGTCCGGAGGACAAACTGGGAGCGCCCGAGGTTTCTCTGTCTACGCCACGGGGAACCAGTATAGCTACACCCCGAGCAACAAGTTTGTCCTAACGGTGTACCTGAAGCATAAGGACCTGGCCTGGAGGGTTGACACGTCAGAGGTGCCGGACAACACCTGGTTTCATCTGGCCTTCACTTGGACACGCGCCCTGGGAACGAGGGTCTACGTCAACGGCAACCTGGTTGGTCAGGGGTTCGGGCGACCCACGGGGTTCTCCCAaaaccatggcaacacgaaccTCGTCTTGGGACGgtccaatcagaaggagcagTTTCACGCCACGGCAGCCTTCAGTAACCTGAAGATTTTTACGCGGGAACTTACGGCTTCCCATATTGCATTGCTTCATGAAGAGATCAACGCCATTGGTGTTGGGTCACGTGACTTCTAA